Proteins found in one Aquibium microcysteis genomic segment:
- a CDS encoding lipoprotein-releasing ABC transporter permease subunit, with amino-acid sequence MAEAAATPGGAGPFSAFERMVAWRYLRSRRKEAFISVIASISFIGIMLGVATLIIVMAVMNGFRAELLTRILGINGHLVLQAVDTPLDDYAAVADRINGIQGVRYAIPLVEGQVLATGNVGSGAGALVRGMREEDLRKVELVAGNIREGSLDGFASGQGVAIGQRMAENLGLMLGDVITLTSPDGDVTPFGTTARQKGYPVTAIFQVGMSEYDASIIFMALPEAQLYFNSEGRAQTIEVFVDNPDAVDELRPLVEVAAQRPLFMADWRQRNHTFFAALEVERNVMFMILTLIVVVAALNIISGLFMLVKDKGRDIAILRTMGATRAAILRIFVMTGAAIGVTGTVAGVVLGIIVCLNVESIRQFFSWLSGEMLFNPELYFLSQLPAKIDVSETTSVVLMALALSFLATLFPAWRAASLDPVEALRYE; translated from the coding sequence ATGGCCGAGGCGGCGGCGACCCCGGGCGGCGCCGGGCCCTTTTCGGCCTTCGAGCGCATGGTGGCCTGGCGCTACCTGCGCTCGCGGCGCAAGGAAGCCTTCATCTCGGTCATCGCCTCGATCTCCTTCATCGGCATCATGCTGGGCGTAGCCACCCTCATCATCGTCATGGCGGTGATGAACGGCTTCCGCGCCGAGCTGCTCACCCGCATCCTCGGCATCAACGGCCACCTCGTCCTCCAGGCGGTTGACACGCCGCTCGACGACTATGCCGCCGTCGCCGACCGCATCAACGGCATCCAGGGCGTGCGCTACGCTATCCCGCTGGTCGAGGGCCAGGTGCTGGCCACCGGCAATGTCGGCTCGGGTGCCGGCGCGCTGGTGCGCGGCATGCGCGAGGAGGACCTGCGCAAGGTCGAGCTCGTCGCCGGCAACATCCGCGAAGGCTCGCTCGACGGCTTCGCGTCGGGGCAGGGGGTGGCCATCGGCCAGCGCATGGCCGAGAATCTCGGCCTGATGCTCGGCGACGTGATCACGCTGACCTCGCCCGACGGGGACGTGACACCCTTCGGCACCACCGCGCGGCAGAAGGGCTATCCGGTCACCGCCATCTTCCAGGTCGGCATGTCGGAATACGACGCCTCGATCATCTTCATGGCGCTGCCGGAAGCCCAGCTCTATTTCAACTCCGAGGGCCGGGCGCAGACCATCGAGGTCTTCGTCGACAATCCCGACGCCGTCGACGAGCTGCGGCCGCTGGTCGAGGTCGCCGCGCAGCGGCCGCTGTTCATGGCCGACTGGCGCCAGCGCAACCACACTTTCTTCGCCGCGCTGGAGGTCGAGCGCAACGTGATGTTCATGATCCTGACGCTGATCGTCGTCGTCGCGGCGCTGAACATCATCTCGGGTCTCTTCATGCTGGTGAAGGACAAGGGCCGCGACATCGCCATCCTGCGCACCATGGGGGCGACGCGCGCCGCGATCCTGCGCATCTTCGTCATGACGGGTGCCGCCATCGGCGTCACCGGAACGGTGGCCGGCGTGGTGCTCGGCATCATCGTCTGCCTCAACGTCGAATCGATCCGGCAGTTCTTCTCCTGGCTCTCGGGCGAGATGCTGTTCAACCCGGAGCTCTATTTCCTGAGCCAGCTTCCC